A region from the Nesterenkonia lacusekhoensis genome encodes:
- a CDS encoding Na/Pi symporter: MTTSPLADERNSISRQDHAPSEEAAHLSSPFERFGLSGRPLQILNWLAVVAAVYVLITAVGVIGSGFKIATGDQAATLFEFATNPLVGLMIGVVATALTQSSSTTTSVTVGLVAGGLPLSVAIPIIMGANIGTTLTNTLVSLGMVKDKDAFRRGFAAATVHDFFNLIAVAIFLTLEMAFGVLERLSTALASVSSGTDGGIVASFFGGIGTVVEAITKPLAEAIEAGLGWVPGLWQGIVMIVVAVALILMVINFIGRLLKVLMVGRAKQVLHAAIGRGPVTGIASGTAVTVMVQSSSTSTALAVPLAGSGAFTLKQIYPYTLGTNIGTTVTALISAFAFTGPEATIALTAAYAHLLFNVLAVALIYGVPFLRDLPPRGATWLAGLAAEKKIYAAVWVLGVFVVIPLALILVTSL, from the coding sequence ATGACCACATCGCCGCTGGCCGATGAGCGGAACAGCATTTCCCGCCAAGATCACGCCCCCTCGGAAGAGGCGGCGCACCTCTCCAGTCCCTTCGAGCGGTTCGGGCTCTCCGGCCGTCCTCTGCAGATCCTCAACTGGCTGGCCGTCGTCGCCGCGGTCTACGTGCTGATCACCGCTGTCGGCGTCATCGGCTCAGGCTTCAAGATCGCCACCGGCGACCAGGCTGCGACGCTCTTCGAGTTCGCGACCAACCCGCTGGTCGGTCTGATGATCGGTGTGGTGGCCACCGCGCTGACCCAGTCCTCCTCCACCACCACCTCGGTGACGGTGGGCCTGGTGGCCGGCGGCCTGCCGCTGTCTGTGGCCATCCCGATCATCATGGGTGCCAACATCGGCACCACGCTGACCAACACCCTGGTCAGCCTGGGCATGGTCAAGGACAAGGACGCCTTCCGCCGCGGCTTCGCCGCAGCCACCGTCCACGACTTCTTCAACCTCATCGCGGTAGCCATCTTCCTGACCCTGGAGATGGCCTTCGGCGTCCTGGAGAGGCTCTCCACGGCTTTGGCCAGCGTCAGCTCCGGGACCGACGGCGGCATCGTCGCCAGCTTCTTCGGCGGCATCGGTACTGTGGTCGAGGCGATCACCAAGCCGCTGGCCGAGGCCATCGAGGCCGGCCTGGGCTGGGTGCCGGGCCTCTGGCAGGGCATCGTGATGATCGTCGTCGCCGTCGCGCTGATCCTGATGGTCATCAACTTCATCGGTCGCCTGCTCAAAGTGCTGATGGTGGGGCGAGCCAAGCAGGTCCTCCACGCAGCCATCGGACGCGGCCCCGTCACGGGCATCGCCTCCGGCACTGCTGTCACCGTGATGGTCCAGTCCTCCTCCACCTCCACCGCCCTGGCGGTGCCGCTGGCCGGCTCGGGGGCCTTCACGCTCAAGCAGATCTACCCCTACACCTTGGGCACCAACATCGGCACCACGGTCACCGCGCTGATCTCCGCCTTCGCCTTCACCGGGCCGGAGGCCACCATCGCCCTGACCGCGGCCTATGCGCACCTGCTGTTCAACGTCTTGGCGGTGGCGCTGATCTACGGGGTGCCGTTCCTGCGGGACCTGCCTCCGCGCGGGGCCACCTGGCTGGCTGGCCTCGCGGCGGAGAAGAAGATCTATGCCGCCGTCTGGGTGCTGGGAGTCTTCGTGGTGATCCCGCTCGCGCTGATCCTGGTGACATCTCTCTGA
- a CDS encoding Na/Pi cotransporter family protein: protein MTVDPSARNRAEDSTVLRDRLEGQPDPAPQSEHASQLAEEAAEPEAPKQLISIFENLGLRGRALTVANWLSVVAGVWVLITAVGVIGDGFSLAAGGQAETLFDFASNPLIALMIGLGATAFTQSSSTTTSITVGMVAGGLPLDIAVPILMGANLGTTMTNTLVSLGMVRDKDAFRRGFAAATVHDFFNILAVLIILPLELMTGFLQRASEAVTAPLASADGSWLASGFEAVGDGVSMVKEPGADLIIFGTSFLPELWQGILLIVVGIGLILLVINFIGKMLKVLMVGQAQKVLHAAIGRGPASGVASGAIMTVMVQSSSTTTALTVPLAGSGHFGVKQLYPFTVGANIGTTMTALIAAFAFSGAEGQLALQAALIHLFFNLSALVVVFCIPGLRNLPPLAAQTLANLSAERKLYAAVWTLGVFVALPLSLIFVSVML, encoded by the coding sequence ATGACTGTGGACCCGTCTGCTCGCAACCGTGCTGAGGACAGCACGGTGCTGCGCGACCGGCTCGAGGGCCAGCCTGATCCGGCGCCTCAGTCGGAGCATGCCTCTCAGCTCGCGGAAGAGGCCGCAGAGCCGGAGGCTCCGAAGCAGCTGATCAGCATCTTCGAGAACCTCGGTCTGCGCGGCCGGGCCCTGACTGTGGCCAACTGGCTCTCCGTGGTCGCCGGCGTCTGGGTGCTCATCACGGCAGTCGGAGTGATCGGCGACGGGTTCAGCCTCGCCGCCGGCGGTCAGGCCGAGACGCTGTTCGACTTCGCCTCGAACCCGCTGATCGCGCTGATGATCGGTCTGGGCGCCACTGCTTTCACCCAGTCCTCCTCCACCACGACCTCGATCACCGTGGGCATGGTCGCCGGCGGGCTCCCGTTGGACATCGCGGTCCCGATCCTCATGGGTGCCAACCTCGGCACTACGATGACCAACACTCTGGTCAGCCTGGGGATGGTCCGGGACAAGGATGCCTTCCGCCGTGGGTTCGCCGCAGCCACCGTCCACGACTTCTTCAACATCCTGGCCGTGCTCATCATCCTTCCTCTGGAGCTGATGACCGGCTTCCTGCAGCGGGCTTCTGAGGCGGTGACCGCACCGCTGGCCTCCGCCGACGGCAGCTGGTTGGCCTCCGGCTTCGAGGCCGTGGGCGACGGTGTCAGCATGGTCAAGGAGCCGGGTGCTGACCTGATCATCTTCGGTACCAGCTTCCTGCCTGAGCTGTGGCAGGGCATCCTGCTGATCGTGGTGGGGATCGGGCTGATCCTGCTGGTCATCAACTTCATCGGCAAAATGCTCAAGGTTCTCATGGTGGGTCAGGCCCAGAAGGTCCTCCACGCCGCGATCGGCCGCGGCCCGGCCTCCGGTGTGGCCTCCGGGGCCATCATGACCGTGATGGTCCAGTCGTCCTCCACGACGACGGCGCTCACCGTGCCGCTGGCCGGTTCCGGGCACTTCGGGGTCAAGCAGCTCTACCCGTTCACCGTGGGCGCGAACATCGGCACCACGATGACCGCCCTGATCGCCGCCTTCGCCTTCAGCGGCGCTGAGGGTCAGCTGGCCCTGCAGGCCGCACTGATCCATCTGTTCTTCAATCTGAGTGCGCTCGTCGTGGTCTTCTGCATCCCGGGGCTGCGCAACCTGCCGCCGCTGGCGGCCCAGACCTTGGCCAATCTCTCTGCTGAGCGGAAGCTCTATGCTGCCGTCTGGACGCTGGGCGTCTTCGTTGCCTTGCCGCTGAGCCTGATCTTTGTGAGCGTGATGCTGTGA
- a CDS encoding YajQ family cyclic di-GMP-binding protein — translation MAKESSFDIVSTVEKQEVSNALNQAQKEIAQRYDFRGTGAEIDFSGENILIRANSEERAKAVKDVFGSKLVKRGISLKSFDTGEPYASGKEHRIEGSIKEGIDQPTAKKISKLIRDEGPKSVKATIQGDELRVTSKSRDDLQEVMALLKDFEDAALQFVNMR, via the coding sequence ATGGCTAAGGAATCAAGCTTCGACATCGTGTCCACAGTGGAAAAGCAGGAGGTCTCCAACGCGCTGAACCAGGCGCAGAAGGAGATCGCCCAGCGTTACGACTTCCGCGGCACCGGCGCAGAGATCGACTTCTCCGGCGAGAACATCCTGATCAGGGCGAACTCCGAGGAGCGCGCCAAGGCGGTCAAGGACGTGTTCGGCTCCAAGCTGGTCAAGCGCGGCATCTCCCTGAAGTCCTTCGACACCGGAGAGCCCTACGCCTCCGGCAAGGAGCACCGGATCGAAGGCTCCATCAAGGAAGGCATCGACCAGCCCACTGCCAAGAAGATCTCCAAGCTGATCCGGGACGAGGGCCCCAAGTCGGTGAAGGCCACCATCCAGGGCGACGAGCTGCGCGTGACCTCCAAGTCCCGCGACGACCTGCAGGAGGTCATGGCCCTGCTCAAAGACTTCGAGGACGCCGCGCTGCAGTTCGTGAACATGCGCTGA
- a CDS encoding cobalamin-independent methionine synthase II family protein has translation MPQSLNPEEQILVSTAGSLPRTPELIAANAARELEDDGFTLKRTPEFDALLTDAVVDLVQRQAELGVTLPGDGEFGKAMSSAVDYGAWWSYIFQRVGGLEVTGENLFTWPHQESSPGDLKLTNMLNRRDWVRFRDFYTGDSPTGEHAVPFPATTGELTWRGQDAVETDIANLKKGLEAAGVEQGFLTSIAPGSGARVPNSHYASEEEHLYAWAEVLRNEYKAITDAGLILQLDDPCLAENWDQITPEPSVEDYRRFTQLRIEALNYALRDIDPELVRLHICWGSWHGPHTTDLEFRHIADLCLGADAKYFTFEAGNVRHEHEYTVWDDLKLPEGKVIVPGVVSHATNVVEHPELVAQRLTRFAERVGAENVQAGTDCGLGGRLHPDIAFAKLESLGQGAALASQRLLG, from the coding sequence ATGCCGCAGTCTCTGAACCCAGAGGAACAGATCCTCGTCAGCACCGCGGGGTCCCTTCCCCGGACGCCCGAGCTGATCGCCGCCAACGCGGCCCGCGAACTCGAGGATGACGGGTTCACCCTGAAACGGACCCCGGAGTTCGACGCACTGCTCACCGACGCCGTGGTCGATCTGGTCCAGCGCCAGGCGGAGCTCGGTGTGACACTGCCGGGCGACGGCGAATTCGGCAAGGCGATGTCATCGGCCGTGGACTACGGCGCCTGGTGGTCCTACATCTTCCAGAGGGTGGGCGGTCTGGAGGTGACCGGCGAGAACCTCTTCACCTGGCCCCACCAGGAGTCCTCCCCGGGGGACCTGAAGCTGACGAATATGCTCAACCGCCGCGACTGGGTGAGGTTCCGGGACTTCTACACCGGGGACTCGCCCACTGGCGAGCACGCCGTGCCGTTCCCGGCCACCACCGGTGAGCTGACCTGGCGCGGTCAGGACGCAGTGGAGACCGATATCGCCAACCTCAAGAAGGGCTTGGAGGCGGCCGGGGTCGAGCAGGGGTTCCTGACCTCCATCGCTCCCGGCTCCGGGGCACGTGTGCCCAATTCGCACTACGCCAGTGAGGAGGAGCATCTCTACGCCTGGGCCGAGGTGCTGCGCAACGAGTACAAGGCCATCACCGACGCCGGCCTGATCCTGCAGCTCGACGACCCCTGCCTGGCCGAGAACTGGGACCAGATCACCCCGGAGCCCTCGGTGGAGGACTACCGGAGGTTCACCCAGCTGCGGATCGAGGCGCTGAACTACGCCCTGCGCGACATCGACCCCGAACTGGTCCGGCTCCACATCTGCTGGGGCTCCTGGCACGGGCCGCACACCACGGACCTGGAGTTCCGCCACATCGCAGACCTGTGCCTGGGTGCGGATGCGAAGTACTTCACCTTCGAGGCCGGCAACGTCCGCCACGAGCACGAGTACACCGTCTGGGATGACCTGAAGCTTCCTGAAGGCAAGGTCATCGTTCCGGGAGTGGTCTCCCACGCCACCAACGTGGTGGAGCATCCGGAGCTGGTCGCCCAACGTCTGACTCGCTTCGCTGAGCGGGTGGGTGCGGAGAACGTCCAGGCCGGCACCGACTGCGGGCTGGGCGGGCGTCTCCACCCGGACATCGCCTTCGCCAAGCTGGAGTCCCTGGGCCAGGGCGCGGCCTTGGCCTCACAGCGTCTGCTGGGCTGA
- the cysK gene encoding cysteine synthase A produces MARIYSNPTELVGNTPLLDVTAAVPGARATVLAKLEFYNPASNVKDRTALSIVQTAAAEGKLPPGGTIVEASSGNTGIALAWVGAALGYKVIIAMPDDASVERRSLLEALGADVVLTPGRDAMAGANQRAGQIVEETPGAFLAGQGGNPANPKVHRETTGPEIWRDTDGQLDFYVATTGTGGTLTGAGEYLKSQNPDVQVVAVEPAEAPVLRNGGEGFNPHLIQGIIGGNGVPPVLDLELADDILDVPGAEAYRVARELAGSMGLLVGISSGAALHAAGQLAVRPENEGKTIVTVFADSGERYLSTGLYSGRIPTAGEAV; encoded by the coding sequence ATGGCCCGCATATACTCAAACCCCACCGAACTGGTCGGCAACACTCCGCTGCTGGATGTCACCGCTGCTGTCCCGGGAGCCCGGGCCACAGTGCTGGCCAAGCTGGAGTTCTACAACCCCGCCTCCAACGTGAAGGACCGCACGGCGCTGTCGATCGTGCAGACGGCGGCCGCTGAGGGGAAGCTGCCTCCCGGGGGCACCATCGTGGAGGCCTCCAGCGGCAACACCGGCATCGCCCTGGCCTGGGTGGGCGCCGCGCTGGGCTACAAGGTGATCATCGCGATGCCTGATGACGCGTCAGTGGAGCGCCGCTCGCTGCTCGAGGCCCTGGGCGCCGACGTGGTGCTGACCCCGGGCAGAGATGCGATGGCCGGAGCCAACCAGAGGGCCGGACAGATCGTGGAGGAGACTCCCGGAGCATTTTTGGCCGGGCAGGGTGGCAATCCCGCCAACCCGAAGGTCCATCGTGAGACCACCGGCCCGGAGATCTGGCGCGACACCGACGGGCAGCTGGACTTCTACGTGGCGACCACAGGAACCGGCGGCACGCTGACCGGCGCCGGCGAATACCTGAAGTCCCAGAACCCTGACGTGCAGGTGGTCGCCGTCGAGCCGGCCGAGGCTCCGGTGCTGCGCAACGGCGGCGAGGGATTCAACCCCCACCTGATCCAGGGGATCATCGGCGGCAACGGGGTCCCGCCGGTGCTGGACCTGGAACTGGCCGACGACATCCTCGACGTCCCCGGTGCCGAGGCCTACCGCGTAGCGCGGGAGCTCGCCGGCTCCATGGGGCTGCTGGTGGGCATCTCCTCCGGTGCGGCCCTGCATGCCGCCGGTCAGCTGGCGGTGCGCCCGGAGAACGAGGGCAAGACCATCGTGACCGTCTTCGCCGACAGCGGCGAGCGCTACCTGTCCACCGGCCTCTACAGCGGCAGGATCCCGACCGCGGGTGAAGCAGTGTGA
- a CDS encoding aminotransferase class I/II-fold pyridoxal phosphate-dependent enzyme, which translates to MADIEAEALAQQLSERSPAGIAEQIRRMVASGDLSAGMRLPTVRDVAQEIGVSVGTIAQAWGILREENVVETRRRGGTRILDAEQRRARSFGGWASVDLLMHSPDAALFPPLADAAAKALNHQDFNRWSRENITADLQKVAQQAWPYQPEAWTAAGGGTEGLWMAVSAAVPAGEAVAVEVPAAPGVLDILRDAGLTPLGVGTDESGPLPADLQTALEAGARAFLHCPDGAFADRHTLTAERAEQLRAVLADSSAAVIEDDPLGPLSAADPASLAALLPERSLRVSAYCRAFGVDLRTAVIGGAKHLVDAAALSRTGGLGSDSRLLQQIIVSAMKDFRTPRRLELARERYTLRRRLALDSFAAAGLTARSAAGSWSLWVEVPEEQTAALALSSRGVIVGVGSAAYTEAPPKGLLRLSVAQLPEDAAKLDELAQLIAQAAEGTLRTAPV; encoded by the coding sequence GTGGCTGATATCGAGGCCGAAGCACTCGCCCAACAGCTCAGCGAGCGCTCCCCTGCCGGGATCGCCGAGCAGATCCGCCGCATGGTCGCTTCAGGCGACCTCAGCGCAGGCATGCGCCTACCCACTGTCCGCGACGTCGCCCAGGAGATCGGGGTCAGCGTGGGCACCATCGCCCAGGCCTGGGGCATCCTCCGTGAGGAGAACGTGGTGGAGACCCGCCGCCGCGGCGGGACTCGGATCCTGGACGCGGAGCAGCGACGAGCGCGCAGCTTCGGCGGCTGGGCCTCGGTGGATCTGCTCATGCACAGCCCCGACGCCGCACTGTTCCCTCCGCTGGCCGACGCGGCGGCCAAAGCCCTGAACCATCAGGACTTCAACCGCTGGAGCCGCGAGAACATCACAGCAGATCTGCAGAAGGTCGCCCAGCAGGCATGGCCCTACCAGCCCGAGGCGTGGACTGCGGCCGGCGGCGGCACCGAAGGACTCTGGATGGCGGTCAGCGCCGCAGTCCCTGCCGGTGAGGCCGTCGCTGTGGAGGTGCCCGCCGCCCCCGGTGTGCTGGACATCCTCCGCGACGCCGGTCTGACTCCGCTGGGCGTGGGCACCGACGAGTCCGGCCCGCTGCCTGCGGATCTGCAGACCGCGCTCGAGGCTGGAGCCCGCGCCTTCCTGCATTGCCCCGACGGCGCGTTCGCCGACCGCCATACGCTCACCGCAGAGCGTGCCGAGCAGCTGCGCGCAGTGTTGGCCGACTCCTCCGCGGCGGTGATCGAAGATGACCCGCTGGGCCCGCTCTCCGCCGCCGACCCGGCGTCGCTGGCTGCCCTGCTTCCGGAGCGCTCCCTGCGGGTGAGCGCCTATTGCCGCGCCTTCGGCGTGGACCTGCGCACTGCCGTGATCGGTGGCGCCAAACACCTGGTGGACGCGGCTGCGCTCAGCCGCACCGGCGGGCTGGGCTCCGACAGCCGCCTGCTCCAGCAGATCATCGTCTCGGCGATGAAGGATTTCCGCACCCCCCGGCGCTTGGAGCTGGCCCGCGAACGCTACACCCTCCGACGCCGGCTGGCTCTGGACAGCTTCGCCGCGGCTGGGCTGACCGCCCGCAGCGCCGCAGGCAGCTGGTCCCTCTGGGTGGAGGTCCCCGAGGAGCAGACGGCGGCACTGGCCCTGAGCAGCCGGGGAGTGATCGTCGGCGTCGGGTCCGCCGCCTACACCGAGGCTCCGCCGAAGGGACTGCTGCGGCTCTCCGTCGCGCAGCTTCCTGAGGACGCGGCAAAGCTCGACGAGCTGGCTCAGCTCATCGCCCAGGCCGCCGAGGGGACGCTGCGGACCGCGCCGGTCTAG
- the trxA gene encoding thioredoxin, producing MATKDLTTAEFQQTLEDNDILLIDFWADWCGPCKQFAPIYEEVSEQHPDVTFAKVDTEAEQELAAAANISSIPTLMAFREKVLVFSQPGALNADQLNEVITAVKGLDMEEVHKQVAEQGEGDAQES from the coding sequence ATGGCTACCAAAGACCTGACCACAGCAGAGTTCCAGCAGACGCTGGAGGACAACGACATTCTGCTCATCGACTTCTGGGCTGACTGGTGCGGACCCTGCAAGCAGTTCGCCCCCATCTACGAAGAGGTCTCGGAGCAGCACCCCGATGTGACCTTCGCCAAGGTGGACACGGAGGCCGAGCAGGAGCTGGCCGCGGCGGCGAACATCTCCTCCATCCCCACTCTGATGGCCTTCCGCGAGAAGGTGCTCGTCTTCTCCCAGCCCGGCGCGCTGAACGCCGATCAGCTCAACGAGGTCATCACCGCAGTGAAGGGCCTGGACATGGAAGAGGTCCATAAGCAGGTCGCTGAGCAGGGCGAGGGCGACGCTCAGGAGTCCTGA